Below is a genomic region from Cryptosporangium phraense.
TACCGTTCTGGTCGAAGACCTGCACGTCACGGAGGAGCTTGCCGTCCGAACCGTAGACCCGCAGGTCGCTCGCCCCGTTGTACGGGCCGGGGTCGTATCCGTACGACGTCTCGTAGGAGTAGTTCGTGCTGGTCGTGATCGCGATCCCGGCCAGCGCGACGAGGATGCCACCGGCCAGCACGGCCCGCCGGCCCCACATCCCGAAGCCGTCGGTCCGGCGCCCGAGCCACACCGACGCGTACGCCGCGGCGACCACGAAGATCAGGAACACGAACGTCTCGCCGGAGCCGGCCGGCAGCAGCCCCCTGAATCCGCCACCGAAGATCGCGAAGACCAGCGCGGCGAAGAAGAACCCGCGGAGCACCCACCAGCCTGGCCGCAGCTCCGGCAGGAACGCGCGGAAGCGCTGGTAGAGGGGGAGGGCGTCGAGTCGCGCCCGGGCATGCTCGAAGCGGCGACGGAGGCGCCCGGCCGGGGTCGCGGTCACGGTCGGTGCCGGCGCGAGCCCGGCTGCGGACCGTAACTCGGCCGCGTACGCCTCCGGCGGGCCGAGCCGCTCGACCAGCGCGGCCTGGGTGAGCGTGCCGGGCGTCTCCGCGGTGATGTCGGCGAGGTGCGCGGAGAGATCTTCGATCAGCTCGTTGCGCTCCTCGTCCGGCAGGTCGGCGAGGGCGGCCCGGACCCGCTGCAGGTAGCGGTCCGCCTCGGTCCCGACAGTCGGTGCGGTCATGCCACTGCCTCCCCGGTCAACAGGTCGTCCATGGTCCGGGCGAAGCCGGTCCAGGTCTTCGTCGACTCGGTGAGCTGGTCCCGGCCGGCGTCGGTGATTCCGTAGTACTTGCGGTGCGGCCCCTCTTCGCTGGGGACGACGTACGACGTCAGGCAGCCGGCGGAGTACAGCCGCCGGAGTGTGCCGTACACCGAAGCGTCCCCGACGTCGGCAAGACCGGCGGCGCGTAGTCGGCGGAGCACGTCGTAGCCGTAGCCGTCGGCGTCTCGGATGACGGCTAGGACGGCTAGGTCGAGTACGCCTTTGAGTAGTTGTGTGGTGTCCATGTTCGCCTCCTGCGGACGGGACACTACTGCGCATTGCGTTGTAGTGGCAACTGGGGGTTTTAGTTTTTTGCGGGGTTGGCCTTGGTGTGGGGCTGCGGTTGGGATTCGGGCGGCTGCTGGGTGGTCTTGCGGTGCGGTCTGCGCTGGGTTTGGGCCGGGGCTGCGGTCCGGGGTCTCAGGCTGGTCCTGCGGTCTCCGAGCTGCGCCGGTTCAGCGATGCGGGGTTGGTCGGTCCTCCGGGTGCAAGGCGTGTGTCGCGCTTGCGCGGGATTCTGGGCGTCACGGGTCGGTGGCGAATGCTGGCCGGCGTAGAGGGTTGCGCGCTTGCCGTGGGCCTGCTTCCGGTAACGGAGCGGGGCTGCGTTGATGGTGCGGGGCTGCACTTCGGCATGAGCCTTGGAGTCACGAGTGCCGATGCAGAGGGCTGCCGGGGCGGAGTCTGTGCTGGGGGTCTACGGGGCTCGCGGTTCGTGCGCGTTTTCGGCCTCGCAGGGCC
It encodes:
- a CDS encoding HAAS signaling domain-containing protein; the protein is MTAPTVGTEADRYLQRVRAALADLPDEERNELIEDLSAHLADITAETPGTLTQAALVERLGPPEAYAAELRSAAGLAPAPTVTATPAGRLRRRFEHARARLDALPLYQRFRAFLPELRPGWWVLRGFFFAALVFAIFGGGFRGLLPAGSGETFVFLIFVVAAAYASVWLGRRTDGFGMWGRRAVLAGGILVALAGIAITTSTNYSYETSYGYDPGPYNGASDLRVYGSDGKLLRDVQVFDQNGNPVVLPESCPLQQRTRVDGGPAENVYPRTYDSPSSDDYYQCTPDGVPVAEQLPGLTSVTPTAPAIPSESASSTPTASPTPSASPTASATPTR
- a CDS encoding PadR family transcriptional regulator, which gives rise to MDTTQLLKGVLDLAVLAVIRDADGYGYDVLRRLRAAGLADVGDASVYGTLRRLYSAGCLTSYVVPSEEGPHRKYYGITDAGRDQLTESTKTWTGFARTMDDLLTGEAVA